TCTTTCTATATACTTTGTTTTTATGCATAGGTGGAATACTCTATATGGTTATTTCCACAATGCGAGGAATTAAAAGAGTGCAACAAGGACATTTTCGTGAAGGTGGAAAAGGATTATATAACTTTAGTGAATCAAAAACCTATGTTAGTTTGCCCATTATTTTTGGAGCGACCATGATGGGGGGAGCAATTGCGAGAACATTATCTGATTCTGCTAGTTTATTAGCACAGGCTGGAGTTGTTTATTTTTTTCTCTTTTCAGCAGTTGTTCTACAATACACAATAGCATTCGCGATCCCAGAGTTTTTTCTAGTTACTTATGGTAAATTTAGGTTTGAATCGTTTCATGTTCCGAGACCAAAACCTGCATTGAAAGATACACCTAGAGAAGTAATAATGGCTAAAAATCCCTCACAACGCGGAAAAGCAAGTAAGAAAGGTAATCCAAAAAAAGCAAGGAGAAAAAAGAAATGAAGATAAAAAGAGCCCCGCTCGTTTTTCATAATGTGATTAGTACGACATCTAGGTGTAAAACGGATGAATGGTATCTTGTAGCAAGAGAATTTCGAAATGCAATCATTAAAAATGAACTTTATAGTACGGGTCCAGTTATTTATCAAGTCTCCAACTTAGATGTATCACAAAATGAAGCGGATTATACATTTTTCACTCCAATCAATATGGAGATTGAACTAGAATCGAATGACAAATATCAATTTTATAAAGAATGGTCTTTTGAGGATGGCTTAGCTTTTAG
This portion of the Bacillus carboniphilus genome encodes:
- a CDS encoding DUF5085 family protein, which encodes MKIKRAPLVFHNVISTTSRCKTDEWYLVAREFRNAIIKNELYSTGPVIYQVSNLDVSQNEADYTFFTPINMEIELESNDKYQFYKEWSFEDGLAFRHADMDEDIEASYDLIKLAAENYHFTLAEPFYHIYLDVYGEGIIDIYAPIIKGE